The following coding sequences are from one Lipingzhangella halophila window:
- a CDS encoding antibiotic biosynthesis monooxygenase family protein yields MGEVVKFNVLTVPEDERATLEERFANRSGLVEGQPGFREFQLLRPVEGTNRYLVYTRWRSEEDFQNWLQSTAFQKGHAKAAADAGREDAGEHGHGHGHGGGHGGPAATASEQWGYEVIQHVKADE; encoded by the coding sequence GTGGGCGAAGTGGTGAAGTTCAACGTACTGACGGTCCCTGAGGATGAACGGGCCACTCTGGAGGAGCGGTTCGCCAACCGCTCGGGACTCGTCGAGGGGCAGCCCGGGTTCCGGGAGTTCCAGTTGCTCCGCCCGGTCGAGGGCACCAACCGCTATCTCGTGTACACGCGCTGGCGCTCCGAGGAGGACTTCCAGAACTGGCTGCAGAGCACCGCCTTCCAGAAGGGCCACGCCAAGGCGGCGGCCGACGCGGGCCGGGAGGACGCCGGCGAGCACGGGCACGGCCATGGCCACGGTGGCGGGCACGGCGGTCCCGCGGCGACTGCCAGCGAGCAGTGGGGCTACGAGGTCATCCAGCACGTCAAGGCCGACGAGTGA
- a CDS encoding PQQ-dependent sugar dehydrogenase, whose amino-acid sequence MRLAPQRNRTPGPLRAAAALGVLALLAACAPDDASDSEPTTGDGASQEGDAAPGSPSDVATDLAVPWDFEFLPGGGALATERDSARIVRVDPEGEVSEVGTVDAAAPGGEGGLLGLALGPDFESDPHVYAYATTDTDNRIVRMPFEDGELGEPEVIIEGIPSSVAHDGGRIAFGPDDMLYVGTGDAQQGDRAQDTDSLAGKILRLTPDGGVPDDNPFGNEVYSYGHRNVQGLAWDSDGQLFGVEFGADADDEVNVIEPGGNYGWPEVTGAPGNEDYRDAAVVWQPAEASPSGAAIAGGSLWVAALRGERLWQVPLTGDADDPVGDPVDHWAGEYGRLRHVEAVPDSDELWVSTSNRDGRGQPGSGDDRILSVPLQ is encoded by the coding sequence ATGCGCTTAGCGCCTCAACGGAACAGGACACCTGGCCCCTTAAGGGCCGCGGCCGCATTGGGCGTGCTCGCCCTTCTCGCGGCGTGCGCGCCTGACGACGCGTCGGACAGCGAACCCACCACCGGGGACGGCGCCTCCCAAGAGGGCGACGCTGCTCCGGGGAGTCCCTCCGACGTCGCCACCGACCTGGCGGTGCCATGGGACTTCGAGTTCCTACCCGGGGGCGGTGCCTTGGCGACCGAACGCGACAGCGCCCGGATTGTCCGGGTCGATCCCGAGGGGGAGGTCAGCGAGGTCGGAACGGTGGACGCGGCCGCGCCCGGCGGCGAGGGCGGGCTGCTCGGGCTGGCGCTCGGGCCCGATTTCGAGTCGGATCCCCACGTGTACGCCTACGCCACCACCGACACTGACAACCGCATTGTCCGCATGCCCTTCGAAGACGGCGAACTCGGCGAGCCCGAGGTGATCATCGAGGGCATCCCGAGCAGCGTTGCCCACGATGGGGGCCGTATCGCCTTCGGCCCCGACGACATGCTCTACGTGGGCACCGGCGACGCCCAGCAAGGCGACCGCGCCCAGGACACCGACTCGCTCGCCGGCAAGATCCTGCGCCTCACCCCCGACGGCGGCGTCCCCGACGACAACCCGTTCGGCAACGAGGTGTACAGCTACGGGCACCGCAACGTGCAGGGTCTGGCCTGGGACAGCGACGGCCAGTTGTTCGGCGTCGAGTTCGGCGCCGACGCCGACGACGAGGTCAACGTGATCGAGCCGGGCGGCAACTACGGCTGGCCCGAGGTCACGGGCGCGCCCGGAAACGAGGACTACCGCGACGCGGCCGTGGTGTGGCAGCCCGCCGAGGCGTCCCCGAGCGGCGCGGCGATCGCTGGCGGGTCGCTGTGGGTCGCCGCGCTGCGCGGCGAGCGGCTCTGGCAGGTTCCGCTGACCGGCGACGCCGACGACCCGGTCGGTGATCCGGTGGACCACTGGGCCGGCGAGTACGGCCGGCTGCGGCACGTCGAGGCGGTCCCGGACAGCGACGAGCTGTGGGTTAGCACGAGCAACCGCGACGGCCGGGGGCAACCTGGCTCGGGCGACGACCGCATCCTGAGCGTCCCCCTGCAGTAG
- a CDS encoding DUF3152 domain-containing protein gives MSTAKRRPARAHRRPKHRRRRRYPLILLGCLTVLMELVLITTLPPAENEPGTETEDDDRTELSAPDAASEANGGSSPDEEEPPVLRRSVVDEADSASGDMEVVEGESEASGDGPTMRYVVEVEKGLPGKPGDFADAVEIILADERSWGGDGELSFARVASRDEADFTVTLAAPETVDSLCAPLQTNGRVSCSTGQQAIINQNRWVSGVEHFNGDLETYRIYVVNHEVGHVLGHNHVDCPEPGEPAPIMQQQTFGLDGCEPNGWVNP, from the coding sequence GTGTCGACCGCCAAACGGCGCCCCGCGCGCGCCCATCGCCGTCCCAAGCACCGGCGCCGGCGCCGATACCCGCTGATCCTTCTCGGCTGCCTCACTGTCCTCATGGAACTCGTCCTGATCACCACTCTCCCCCCGGCCGAGAACGAGCCCGGCACGGAAACAGAGGACGACGACCGCACCGAGCTCTCGGCACCCGACGCCGCCTCCGAAGCGAACGGCGGCTCCTCCCCTGACGAGGAGGAACCGCCGGTTCTGCGGCGCTCCGTCGTCGACGAGGCCGACAGCGCCAGCGGCGACATGGAGGTGGTCGAGGGCGAGAGCGAGGCGTCCGGCGACGGACCCACGATGCGCTACGTGGTCGAGGTCGAGAAGGGCCTCCCGGGCAAACCCGGCGACTTCGCCGACGCCGTCGAGATCATCCTCGCCGACGAACGGAGCTGGGGCGGCGACGGCGAGCTATCGTTCGCGCGCGTGGCCTCCCGGGACGAGGCGGACTTCACGGTCACCCTGGCGGCGCCCGAGACCGTCGACTCCCTGTGCGCGCCCCTGCAGACCAACGGCCGCGTCTCCTGCTCCACCGGGCAACAGGCGATCATCAACCAGAACCGCTGGGTCAGCGGGGTCGAGCACTTCAACGGCGACCTGGAGACCTACCGCATCTACGTCGTCAACCACGAAGTCGGCCACGTCCTCGGGCACAACCACGTTGACTGCCCGGAACCTGGAGAGCCGGCCCCGATCATGCAACAGCAGACGTTCGGCCTGGACGGCTGCGAACCCAACGGGTGGGTGAACCCGTAG
- a CDS encoding DUF2267 domain-containing protein — MQHDIFIGQVQARGRLDSRGAAESATRATLETLAERLPPDLAEDLAAQLPVEIGEHVRRVTADPTSDHAARFGQGEFVARLSERAYTDEPEAAHLARVVFELLDEATTGGIMTKVRNSLPDDLREFSRAGSSD; from the coding sequence ATGCAGCACGACATCTTTATCGGACAGGTTCAGGCACGCGGCCGCCTCGACAGCAGGGGAGCCGCCGAGTCCGCGACCCGCGCGACACTGGAGACGCTGGCCGAACGGCTGCCACCGGACCTGGCCGAGGATCTGGCGGCCCAGCTTCCGGTGGAGATCGGCGAGCACGTGCGCCGGGTGACGGCCGATCCCACCTCCGACCACGCGGCCCGTTTCGGCCAGGGCGAGTTCGTCGCCCGGCTCAGTGAGCGGGCGTACACCGACGAGCCCGAGGCCGCCCATCTGGCCCGCGTGGTCTTCGAGCTGCTCGACGAGGCCACCACCGGCGGAATCATGACCAAGGTCCGCAACAGCCTGCCCGACGACCTGCGCGAGTTCTCGCGCGCCGGCAGCAGCGACTGA
- a CDS encoding DUF2267 domain-containing protein, which produces MIAHQELVDRVAAREGISGADDARQAVQSVLTVLAPHVGSQVRARLAETLPASLVTIPEGDRPGAAAESGDLALEVARAMDCPPERGLHLARLVLSEIGDAAPDLGAELAKALPEELAEWAGDPVGAAGRADAGATGAPSRLDSQTVRTVLDRMPEWDGDTSGLTRVVRVPQDRLPPLEGRVDRVGRELGHPAHRERVAGGVTFTVRTASVGAVTTRDVELAERIEQAIAEVGSGG; this is translated from the coding sequence ATGATCGCACACCAGGAGCTTGTCGACCGCGTGGCAGCGCGCGAAGGGATCTCCGGCGCCGACGACGCCCGCCAGGCGGTGCAGTCCGTTCTCACCGTCCTGGCTCCCCACGTGGGCTCGCAGGTGCGGGCCAGGCTCGCCGAGACCCTGCCCGCCTCGCTGGTCACCATCCCTGAGGGCGACCGTCCGGGGGCGGCCGCCGAGTCCGGAGACCTCGCCTTGGAGGTGGCGCGCGCGATGGACTGCCCGCCGGAGCGAGGGCTGCATCTGGCGCGTCTGGTGCTCTCCGAGATCGGTGACGCCGCACCGGATCTCGGCGCGGAGCTCGCCAAGGCGCTTCCGGAGGAGCTCGCGGAGTGGGCTGGCGACCCGGTCGGCGCGGCCGGCCGCGCCGACGCGGGGGCAACAGGGGCGCCGAGCCGGCTCGACAGCCAGACCGTGCGCACCGTTCTGGACCGGATGCCGGAGTGGGACGGCGACACGAGCGGGCTCACGCGCGTGGTGCGGGTGCCGCAGGATCGGCTGCCTCCGTTGGAGGGCCGCGTCGACCGCGTTGGGCGCGAGTTGGGACACCCGGCGCACCGCGAGCGCGTTGCCGGCGGTGTCACCTTCACGGTGCGCACCGCGTCCGTGGGTGCGGTGACGACGCGCGACGTCGAGTTGGCCGAGCGGATCGAACAGGCGATCGCGGAGGTCGGCTCGGGCGGCTGA
- a CDS encoding MFS transporter yields the protein MLLYPVYALLFADTGLSPAEISSLFILWSVTTFVFEIPFGLLADRFSRRYLVVAAPLCTAAGFALWTFLPSYPSFAVGFVLWGAGGSLSSGALEALVYEALERVGAHGAFARVIGRARALGPAAAMVATALAAPTLAVGGYLAVGVASVAVTLLRVPVAWSMPESRGSAEPDGDGLVGVLRAGAAEVRRSPRVRGAILLIAVLSGFDALEEYTPLLAHSTGVPVSAVPLLELLVMAGMAVGGWLAGRATPWSGPLLALGAVLLVAGAISGHAAGMVLVAAAFGIFRWASVNAEARLQDLVSNRSRATVTSAAGFGVEVVAVLVFAGYALGSTWAGPGPLFAVAAVPYLVVAPVMWRAWRTGGRGPRTAR from the coding sequence GTGCTCCTCTACCCGGTGTACGCGCTGCTGTTCGCGGACACCGGGCTCTCACCCGCCGAGATCTCCTCGCTGTTCATCCTCTGGTCGGTCACGACCTTCGTGTTCGAGATCCCGTTCGGGCTGCTCGCCGACCGGTTCTCGCGCCGGTACCTCGTTGTGGCGGCGCCCCTCTGCACCGCCGCCGGGTTCGCGTTGTGGACGTTCCTGCCCTCCTACCCCTCGTTCGCGGTGGGCTTCGTGCTGTGGGGGGCCGGCGGTTCCCTGAGTTCGGGCGCGCTCGAAGCGCTGGTATACGAGGCTCTTGAACGGGTCGGCGCGCATGGCGCGTTCGCGCGTGTCATCGGCCGCGCCCGTGCGTTGGGGCCGGCCGCGGCCATGGTGGCCACCGCGCTGGCGGCGCCCACCCTCGCGGTGGGCGGTTACCTGGCGGTGGGAGTCGCGAGCGTCGCCGTGACCCTGCTCCGCGTCCCGGTGGCGTGGTCGATGCCGGAGTCGCGCGGCTCCGCTGAGCCGGACGGGGACGGTCTCGTCGGGGTGCTGCGCGCCGGCGCGGCCGAGGTACGGCGGTCGCCGCGGGTGCGCGGCGCGATCCTGCTCATCGCGGTACTTTCGGGCTTCGACGCGCTGGAGGAGTACACCCCACTGCTCGCGCACTCCACCGGTGTCCCCGTCTCCGCGGTCCCACTGCTGGAGCTGCTGGTTATGGCCGGTATGGCGGTGGGCGGCTGGCTGGCGGGGCGGGCGACGCCCTGGAGCGGGCCCTTGCTGGCGCTTGGCGCGGTCCTGCTGGTCGCCGGCGCGATAAGCGGGCACGCGGCGGGCATGGTGCTGGTGGCCGCGGCGTTCGGCATCTTCCGATGGGCGAGCGTGAACGCCGAAGCCCGCCTCCAAGACCTGGTCTCGAACCGCTCCCGGGCCACCGTGACGTCGGCCGCGGGGTTCGGCGTGGAGGTGGTCGCCGTCCTCGTGTTCGCCGGCTACGCGCTGGGCTCCACCTGGGCCGGCCCGGGTCCGCTGTTCGCCGTGGCCGCGGTGCCCTACCTGGTCGTCGCCCCGGTGATGTGGCGAGCGTGGCGCACCGGCGGGCGGGGACCGCGGACCGCGCGCTGA
- a CDS encoding MerR family transcriptional regulator has translation MRVSELSRHSGVPVATIKYYLREGLLPKGEATSATQAVYSETHLRRLRLIRALVEGSGVPLAKVRAILDAIDDTGVDLHHLLGTVQYALTPETTPTDDPEWQDAQQRTEGLLARLDWWVGPFSPARHQLTRAIATVLGLGYEVGPHTLDVYATAARTMADHDVTRIDPAAPREEAVEYVAVITALMDQMVLALHRLAQEDASARRFHDPDAEC, from the coding sequence GTGCGCGTTTCCGAACTGAGCCGGCACAGTGGCGTACCGGTCGCGACGATCAAGTACTACCTGCGCGAAGGGCTACTGCCCAAGGGCGAGGCCACATCCGCGACGCAGGCCGTCTACAGCGAGACCCACCTGCGGCGGCTGCGGCTGATCCGGGCACTGGTGGAGGGAAGCGGCGTGCCGCTGGCGAAGGTCCGCGCGATCCTGGACGCCATCGACGACACCGGCGTCGACCTGCATCACCTGCTGGGCACCGTGCAGTACGCGCTCACGCCCGAGACCACGCCCACCGACGACCCTGAATGGCAGGATGCGCAGCAGCGCACCGAGGGGCTCCTCGCCCGGCTCGACTGGTGGGTCGGTCCCTTCTCCCCCGCGCGGCACCAGCTCACCCGGGCGATCGCCACCGTGCTGGGCCTCGGCTACGAGGTGGGCCCGCACACCCTGGACGTCTACGCCACCGCCGCGCGCACGATGGCCGACCACGACGTCACCCGGATCGATCCGGCCGCACCGCGCGAGGAGGCGGTCGAGTACGTGGCGGTCATCACCGCACTCATGGACCAGATGGTCCTGGCGCTGCACCGGTTGGCCCAGGAGGACGCGTCGGCCCGCCGCTTCCATGATCCTGACGCGGAGTGCTGA
- a CDS encoding fumarylacetoacetate hydrolase family protein, with amino-acid sequence MRIARFSSGEDVGFGLIDVEEGGQEYVSRMSGHPLLGNVQLTGERAKLEDVRLLSPVLPSKVVCIGKNYADHIAEMAAVTGEPSDAPVVFLKPSTAVAGPGDPVFYPPISEHVDFEGELAIVIGRVCREVPRERAKDVIFGYTCANDVTARDLQQTDKQWTRAKGFDSFCPIGPWVETGLSLEDASDLRVTTTVDGEVRQDGRTASFIHDIPAMVAYITSFMTLLPGDVILTGTPAGVGPVDVGQEMTVSVEKIGELSNRVATRD; translated from the coding sequence TTGCGCATCGCGAGATTCTCGTCGGGTGAGGACGTCGGCTTCGGCCTGATCGACGTGGAGGAGGGCGGCCAGGAGTACGTCTCTCGGATGAGCGGGCATCCGCTGCTCGGGAACGTTCAGCTCACCGGAGAACGGGCCAAGCTGGAGGACGTCCGACTGCTGTCACCCGTGCTGCCGAGCAAGGTGGTGTGCATCGGGAAGAACTACGCGGACCACATCGCCGAGATGGCCGCGGTCACCGGTGAGCCCTCCGACGCCCCGGTCGTCTTCCTCAAGCCCTCGACCGCGGTCGCCGGCCCCGGCGATCCTGTGTTCTACCCGCCGATCTCGGAACACGTCGACTTTGAAGGGGAGCTGGCCATCGTCATCGGCCGCGTGTGCCGGGAGGTCCCGCGCGAGCGCGCGAAGGACGTCATTTTCGGCTACACCTGTGCCAACGATGTCACCGCGCGCGACCTGCAGCAGACCGATAAGCAGTGGACCCGGGCCAAGGGATTCGACTCCTTCTGCCCCATCGGCCCGTGGGTCGAGACCGGGCTGAGCCTGGAGGACGCCAGCGACCTCCGGGTAACCACCACGGTCGACGGCGAGGTGCGCCAGGACGGCCGCACGGCGAGCTTCATCCACGACATCCCGGCGATGGTCGCCTACATCACCTCCTTCATGACCCTGCTGCCGGGCGACGTCATCCTCACCGGAACCCCGGCGGGTGTCGGCCCGGTCGATGTGGGCCAGGAGATGACGGTCAGCGTCGAGAAGATCGGCGAGCTGAGCAACCGGGTGGCGACCCGCGACTGA
- a CDS encoding cation:proton antiporter has protein sequence MGAHDFGLFAAVLATAAAAGLASGFLRQPLIVAFIGVGILVGPVGFDWVSGSSEFDLLARLGIAVLLFLVGLRLDLHLIRSTGPIALATGLGQVVFTSAIGYLIARGLGMEPMTATYVAIALTFSSTIIIVKLLSDKRELDELHGRVAVGFLIVQDIVVVLVMIGLTAFGRPASEDSIVWEIATVLGTGIGLLAGIALATRFVLPWLLHYIARSQELLVLFGVAYAVSVAALSEWFGFSSEVGAFLAGVSLATTTYRDALGARLVSLRDFLLLFFFLNLGAQLEFADAARQFLDAAVLSVFVLVGNPIIVLLIMAAMRYPVRVGFLAGLTVAQISEFSLILAALGFTLGHIGTATVSLITVVGLITIGGSTYLIQYSHQIYRCVERVLAPLERSGACDTTAGAEAGIDVILYGLGRFGGQVADRLAATGHRVLAVDYDPQRVAESDRAGVTTVFGSAEDLDFLDTLPLASAHLVASTIPNIETNRALLHALRHHQFRGRVALTAHTPRDAELLRAAGADIVLEPFSAAAASTLALISNEVASAEDPDRDSDQ, from the coding sequence ATGGGCGCGCACGACTTCGGGCTCTTCGCTGCGGTCCTCGCCACCGCCGCGGCCGCCGGGCTGGCCTCCGGCTTCCTGCGCCAACCGCTGATCGTCGCCTTCATCGGCGTGGGGATCCTGGTCGGGCCGGTGGGATTCGACTGGGTGTCCGGCAGCAGCGAGTTCGACCTCCTCGCCCGCCTGGGGATCGCGGTCCTGCTGTTCCTCGTCGGTCTGCGGCTGGACCTGCACCTGATCCGCAGCACCGGCCCCATCGCGCTGGCCACCGGCCTCGGCCAGGTCGTGTTCACCTCGGCGATCGGCTACCTCATCGCACGCGGTCTCGGCATGGAGCCGATGACCGCGACCTACGTGGCGATCGCGCTGACGTTCTCGTCCACGATCATCATCGTCAAGCTCCTCTCCGACAAGCGGGAGCTTGACGAGCTCCACGGCCGCGTCGCTGTGGGCTTCCTCATCGTGCAGGACATCGTTGTCGTGCTGGTGATGATCGGGCTGACCGCGTTCGGGCGCCCGGCGTCGGAGGACAGCATCGTCTGGGAGATCGCGACGGTGCTGGGTACCGGGATTGGGCTGCTGGCCGGGATCGCGCTGGCGACGCGGTTCGTGCTGCCGTGGCTGCTGCACTACATCGCACGCTCCCAGGAACTGCTGGTGCTGTTCGGGGTCGCCTACGCGGTCTCGGTCGCCGCGCTCAGCGAGTGGTTCGGGTTCAGCTCCGAGGTGGGCGCGTTCCTCGCCGGGGTGTCGCTGGCCACCACCACCTACCGCGATGCGCTGGGTGCCCGCCTGGTGAGCCTGCGCGACTTCCTGCTGCTGTTCTTCTTCCTCAACCTCGGCGCCCAGCTGGAGTTCGCCGACGCCGCCCGGCAGTTCCTCGATGCCGCAGTGCTCTCGGTGTTCGTCCTGGTCGGCAACCCGATAATCGTCCTGCTCATCATGGCGGCGATGCGCTACCCGGTGCGTGTCGGCTTCCTCGCCGGCCTGACCGTCGCCCAGATCAGCGAGTTCTCCCTGATCCTCGCGGCGCTCGGGTTCACCCTCGGCCACATCGGCACCGCGACCGTCAGCCTGATCACGGTTGTCGGGTTGATCACCATCGGCGGGTCGACCTACCTGATCCAGTACTCGCACCAGATATACCGGTGCGTGGAGCGTGTGCTGGCTCCGCTCGAACGCTCCGGGGCGTGCGACACCACCGCAGGCGCGGAAGCCGGCATCGACGTGATCCTGTACGGACTCGGCCGCTTCGGTGGGCAGGTGGCCGACCGTCTCGCCGCCACCGGGCACCGCGTGCTGGCGGTCGACTACGACCCGCAACGTGTCGCCGAAAGCGACCGCGCGGGCGTGACCACCGTGTTCGGCAGCGCCGAGGACCTCGACTTCCTGGATACCCTGCCGCTGGCCAGCGCGCACCTGGTGGCCAGCACCATTCCGAACATCGAGACGAACCGCGCGCTGCTGCACGCGCTGCGCCACCACCAGTTCCGGGGCCGGGTCGCGCTGACCGCGCACACCCCGCGTGACGCGGAGCTGCTGCGCGCCGCCGGGGCCGACATCGTGCTCGAACCATTCTCCGCGGCGGCCGCCAGCACTCTTGCGCTGATCTCCAACGAAGTAGCCTCCGCAGAGGATCCGGACCGCGACAGCGACCAATGA
- a CDS encoding monooxygenase family protein — translation MTEIENERRTAEPRDTLTVFLLGVRVNALLKPRVWWWISREFREMELELQGRPELGLLHSRTLIGARGITSLQYWQSTEALMRYARDSRHAKAWQEFYRRRDGTAGIWHETYEIGVPQSPDSRGFEAIYADVPRMGLGKALGTRPVTRETRRAADRLARAPR, via the coding sequence GTGACCGAGATCGAGAATGAGCGCCGCACGGCCGAGCCGCGGGACACCCTTACCGTGTTCCTGCTCGGCGTCCGGGTGAACGCCCTGCTCAAGCCGCGCGTGTGGTGGTGGATCAGCAGAGAGTTCCGGGAGATGGAGCTCGAGCTGCAGGGCCGGCCCGAGCTGGGGCTGCTGCACAGCCGCACGCTCATCGGGGCCCGCGGGATCACGTCGCTGCAGTACTGGCAGAGCACGGAGGCCCTGATGCGCTACGCGCGCGACAGCAGGCACGCGAAGGCCTGGCAGGAGTTCTACCGGCGCCGGGACGGCACGGCGGGAATCTGGCACGAGACCTACGAGATCGGTGTCCCGCAGTCCCCGGACAGCCGGGGCTTTGAGGCCATCTACGCCGACGTCCCCCGCATGGGGCTGGGCAAGGCCCTGGGGACGCGGCCGGTCACCCGGGAGACCCGGCGGGCCGCGGACCGCCTCGCCCGCGCGCCGCGCTGA
- the gltX gene encoding glutamate--tRNA ligase, with product MTETPIRTRFAPSPTGMFHVGGARSALFNWALARQSAEGKFVLRVEDTDAARNKPEWTEGIISALEWLGIHKEDPHFEGPYFQSEYAEKHHEATALLHKEGRAYYCDCTREQVQQRRDNPHLGYDGFCRDRGLGPGPGRALRFRVPEGGPTVVDDEVRGRVEFDNASIEDFVIARADGSPLFVLANVVDDVEMGITHVIRGEEHLSNTPKQQLLWQELGHQPPVWAHLPVIVNEKRQKLSKRRDKVALETYQDEGYLPEAMVNYLMLLGWSPGDDREIMPWSEMEGLFRVSDVNSSSAFFDEQKLRAFNGEYIRSLSVGEFVDRCRPWLAPEHAPWPEENFDEEVFTAIAPLAQSRVAVLSEIVPNVDFLFLPEPVEDEKSWAKAMKPGVAPEMLAAALDRFADPDLPWEAGALKAALEEVGTGLGLKLGKAQAPVRVAVTGRTVGLPLFESLELLGRERAQERLRAALAKLATETESGAGSVS from the coding sequence GTGACTGAGACTCCGATCCGTACCCGGTTTGCCCCGTCCCCCACAGGCATGTTCCATGTCGGTGGTGCCCGCTCCGCGCTGTTCAACTGGGCGCTGGCCCGGCAGAGCGCCGAGGGCAAGTTCGTGCTCCGCGTCGAGGACACCGACGCCGCGCGCAACAAACCCGAGTGGACCGAGGGCATCATCAGCGCCCTGGAATGGCTGGGCATCCACAAGGAGGACCCGCACTTCGAAGGGCCCTACTTCCAGTCCGAGTACGCCGAGAAGCACCACGAGGCCACAGCTTTACTGCACAAGGAAGGGCGCGCCTACTACTGCGACTGCACCCGGGAACAGGTGCAACAGCGGCGCGACAACCCGCACCTGGGCTACGACGGCTTCTGCCGCGACCGCGGCCTGGGGCCCGGTCCGGGGCGGGCGCTGCGGTTCCGGGTGCCCGAAGGCGGGCCGACCGTGGTGGACGACGAGGTCCGCGGCCGCGTGGAGTTCGACAACGCCTCGATCGAGGACTTCGTTATCGCCCGCGCCGACGGTTCCCCGCTGTTTGTACTGGCCAACGTGGTCGACGACGTCGAGATGGGCATCACACACGTCATCCGGGGTGAGGAGCACCTGTCCAATACCCCCAAGCAGCAGTTGCTGTGGCAGGAGCTGGGCCATCAGCCCCCGGTGTGGGCGCACCTGCCGGTGATCGTCAACGAGAAGCGGCAGAAGCTGTCCAAGCGCCGCGACAAGGTGGCCCTGGAGACCTATCAGGACGAGGGCTACCTCCCCGAGGCGATGGTCAACTACCTGATGCTGCTCGGCTGGTCCCCCGGCGACGACCGCGAGATCATGCCGTGGTCCGAGATGGAGGGGCTGTTCCGGGTCTCTGACGTCAACAGTTCGAGCGCGTTCTTCGACGAGCAGAAGCTGCGGGCCTTCAACGGCGAGTACATCCGGTCGCTCAGCGTGGGCGAGTTCGTTGACCGGTGCCGGCCGTGGCTCGCGCCCGAGCACGCGCCGTGGCCCGAGGAGAACTTCGACGAGGAGGTCTTCACCGCGATCGCCCCGCTGGCGCAGAGCCGGGTGGCGGTGCTCAGTGAGATCGTGCCGAATGTCGACTTCCTGTTCCTCCCGGAGCCCGTCGAGGACGAGAAGAGCTGGGCGAAGGCGATGAAGCCGGGTGTGGCGCCGGAGATGCTGGCGGCGGCGCTCGACCGGTTCGCCGACCCCGATCTGCCGTGGGAGGCGGGGGCCCTGAAGGCCGCGCTGGAGGAGGTCGGCACCGGGCTCGGCCTCAAGCTCGGGAAGGCGCAGGCGCCGGTCCGCGTTGCCGTGACCGGGCGGACTGTGGGCCTTCCGCTGTTCGAGTCGTTGGAGCTGCTGGGGCGCGAGCGCGCGCAGGAACGGCTGCGGGCGGCGCTGGCCAAGCTCGCCACCGAGACCGAGTCGGGCGCCGGTTCGGTCTCCTGA